One genomic region from Salinicola endophyticus encodes:
- a CDS encoding LysR family transcriptional regulator, whose translation MHFDLADLRIFVHVAEARSLTAGASRAHLSTAAVSGRIKTLEQQLDSRLFYRSAQGVELTPAGERLLNHARLILRQVERVKSDFSAYADGASGHLRIFANTTAVIEFMPEVLAAFLATRPGVTVDLQERMTSDIIRGVLDGTADMGVLGIMVGMEVPPRLRSLPFSRDRLVLATPWEHPLATRDAVTFEDALDFPHVGLHEGSTLFHFLQVKALELGLPLPVRIQVFGFESACRMIEAGVGVGIIPESCARRYQASMKLQVRHLGDAWAYRERTLLIRDEGVLPNCAQELLDTILNGEMGPLGAPPSAS comes from the coding sequence ATGCATTTCGATCTCGCCGATCTTCGTATCTTCGTTCATGTCGCCGAGGCCCGCAGCCTGACCGCCGGCGCTAGCCGCGCGCATCTCTCCACCGCCGCAGTCAGCGGGCGGATCAAGACTCTCGAACAGCAGCTCGATAGCCGCCTGTTCTATCGCAGCGCCCAGGGTGTGGAGCTGACGCCCGCCGGAGAGCGCCTGCTGAATCATGCACGCCTGATCCTGCGCCAGGTGGAGCGGGTCAAGAGCGACTTTTCCGCCTACGCCGATGGCGCCAGCGGGCACCTGCGCATCTTCGCCAACACCACCGCAGTGATCGAGTTCATGCCCGAGGTACTGGCCGCGTTCCTCGCCACCCGGCCCGGTGTGACCGTCGATCTGCAGGAGCGCATGACCAGCGATATCATTCGCGGCGTGCTCGATGGCACCGCCGACATGGGGGTTCTCGGCATCATGGTGGGGATGGAGGTGCCGCCGCGGCTGCGCTCGCTGCCCTTCAGCCGCGACCGGCTGGTTCTGGCCACCCCGTGGGAGCACCCGCTGGCGACCCGCGACGCCGTGACCTTCGAGGATGCGCTCGACTTCCCCCATGTCGGGCTCCACGAGGGCAGCACGCTGTTTCATTTCCTGCAGGTGAAGGCGCTTGAGCTCGGCCTGCCGCTGCCGGTGCGCATACAGGTGTTCGGCTTCGAATCGGCCTGCCGCATGATCGAGGCCGGGGTCGGCGTGGGGATCATTCCCGAGTCCTGCGCGCGGCGCTATCAGGCCAGCATGAAGCTGCAGGTACGCCATCTCGGCGATGCCTGGGCCTACCGCGAGCGCACGCTGCTGATTCGTGACGAGGGCGTGCTGCCCAACTGCGCCCAAGAGCTGCTGGACACCATTCTGAATGGCGAGATGGGCCCTCTCGGTGCGCCGCCGTCGGCCTCCTGA
- the nspC gene encoding carboxynorspermidine decarboxylase: MSDSTHATPAEICGFDIHACPSPAYVVDDARLTRNLELLARVQAESGAKILLALKGFAMWDTFPLVSRYLVGTTASGQDEARLGAETFGGEVHVYSPAFTAPEMEVVLRYADHLSFNSPGQWRHFRDTVAAAPRPVSCGLRVNPEHSTGEVALYDPCAPGSRLGTRASELRPGDLEGLEGLHFHTLCQQNSDALEATLAAFEARFGEYLGGLRWVNFGGGHHITRADYDVARLVRVIREFRARHPHLEVYLEPGEAIALNTGFLVATVLDIVDNDGPIAILDTSATAHMPDVLEMPYRPEILGAAEPGAKAYTYRLGGTTCLAGDVIGDYAFDAPLAIGDRLVFTDMAHYTMVKTTTFNGIRLPSICRVDAESREVRTVRTFGYEDYRQRLG; encoded by the coding sequence ATGAGCGATTCCACGCACGCGACGCCGGCGGAGATCTGCGGTTTCGATATCCACGCCTGCCCGTCGCCGGCCTACGTGGTCGACGATGCGCGCCTCACGCGCAATCTGGAGCTGCTGGCGCGGGTTCAGGCCGAGAGCGGTGCCAAGATACTGCTGGCGCTCAAGGGGTTCGCCATGTGGGATACCTTCCCGCTGGTGAGCCGCTATCTGGTCGGCACCACCGCCAGTGGGCAGGACGAGGCGCGTCTCGGCGCGGAGACCTTCGGCGGCGAGGTGCATGTCTACTCGCCCGCCTTCACCGCGCCGGAGATGGAGGTGGTGCTGCGCTACGCCGACCATCTCAGCTTCAACTCTCCTGGCCAGTGGCGCCACTTCCGCGACACCGTCGCGGCGGCGCCGCGGCCGGTTTCCTGCGGGCTGCGGGTCAATCCGGAGCACTCCACCGGCGAGGTCGCGCTCTATGACCCCTGCGCGCCGGGCTCGCGTCTCGGCACGCGGGCATCCGAGCTGCGCCCGGGGGATCTGGAAGGGCTGGAAGGGCTCCACTTCCATACCCTGTGCCAGCAGAACAGCGACGCGCTGGAGGCGACCCTGGCGGCGTTCGAGGCCCGGTTCGGCGAGTATCTCGGCGGGCTGCGCTGGGTCAACTTCGGCGGTGGGCACCACATCACCCGGGCCGACTACGACGTCGCGCGGCTGGTGCGGGTGATTCGCGAGTTTCGTGCCCGGCATCCGCATCTCGAGGTCTATCTGGAGCCGGGCGAGGCGATCGCGCTGAATACCGGCTTTCTGGTGGCCACGGTGCTGGATATTGTCGACAACGATGGCCCCATCGCGATTCTGGATACCTCCGCCACCGCGCACATGCCCGACGTGCTGGAGATGCCGTATCGCCCTGAGATTCTCGGCGCGGCCGAGCCGGGCGCGAAGGCTTACACCTATCGCCTGGGCGGCACGACCTGTCTGGCGGGTGATGTGATCGGCGACTACGCGTTCGACGCCCCGCTCGCCATCGGCGATCGGCTGGTGTTCACCGACATGGCCCACTACACCATGGTCAAGACCACCACCTTCAACGGCATTCGTCTGCCGTCGATCTGCCGGGTCGACGCCGAGAGTCGCGAGGTGCGCACGGTCAGGACCTTTGGTTACGAGGATTATCGCCAGCGCTTGGGTTGA
- a CDS encoding saccharopine dehydrogenase family protein, giving the protein MSKVLIIGAGGVGGVVTHKCAQHPEVFTEICLASRNEAKCKAIAEQLPRPIQTAQVDADDVDAIVALIESFKPDVLIHVALPYQDLTIMEACLRTGVPYLDTANYEHPDEAKFEYKEQWAFQERYQKAGNMATLGCGFDPGMTNIYCAYGQKNLFDEIHRIDILDANGGDHGYPFATNFNPEINIREITANGRYWEKGEWVETAPLAEKRTFDFDGIGEKDLYLLYHEELESLSQNIKGLERIRFWMTFSEKYITHLKVLENVGMTSIEPIEVDGAQVSPLQFLKRVLPDPASLGPRTKGKTNIGVILDGIKDGKRRKVYIYNICDHEKCYAEVQSQAISYTTGVPAVTGAMLMLEGIWKGDGVFNVEQLDPNPFMERIGEMGLPWQMVELDPDVDPLA; this is encoded by the coding sequence ATGAGCAAAGTCCTGATTATTGGCGCCGGTGGCGTCGGCGGTGTCGTCACGCACAAATGTGCGCAGCATCCCGAAGTGTTCACGGAAATCTGCCTCGCCAGCCGCAATGAAGCGAAGTGCAAGGCGATCGCCGAGCAGTTGCCGCGTCCCATCCAGACCGCCCAGGTCGACGCCGACGACGTGGACGCGATCGTGGCACTGATCGAATCGTTCAAGCCGGACGTCCTGATTCACGTGGCGCTGCCGTATCAGGATCTGACCATCATGGAGGCGTGCCTGCGCACCGGCGTGCCTTATCTGGATACCGCCAACTACGAACATCCGGACGAAGCCAAGTTCGAGTACAAGGAGCAGTGGGCATTCCAGGAGCGCTACCAGAAGGCCGGCAACATGGCCACGCTGGGCTGCGGCTTCGACCCCGGCATGACCAATATCTACTGCGCTTACGGCCAGAAGAACCTGTTCGACGAGATCCACCGCATCGATATCCTGGATGCCAACGGCGGCGACCACGGCTATCCGTTCGCCACCAACTTCAACCCGGAGATCAACATTCGCGAGATCACCGCGAATGGCCGCTACTGGGAGAAGGGTGAGTGGGTCGAGACCGCGCCGCTGGCCGAGAAGCGCACCTTCGACTTCGACGGCATCGGTGAAAAGGATCTCTACCTGCTCTATCACGAAGAGCTGGAATCGCTCTCCCAGAACATCAAGGGGCTCGAGCGCATCCGCTTCTGGATGACCTTCTCCGAGAAGTACATCACCCATCTCAAGGTGCTCGAGAACGTCGGCATGACCAGCATCGAGCCGATCGAGGTCGACGGTGCCCAGGTTTCGCCGCTGCAGTTTTTGAAGCGCGTGCTGCCGGACCCCGCATCGCTCGGCCCGCGCACCAAGGGCAAGACCAACATCGGCGTCATCCTCGACGGCATCAAGGATGGCAAGCGGCGCAAGGTGTACATCTACAACATCTGCGACCACGAGAAGTGCTACGCCGAAGTGCAGTCCCAGGCGATCTCCTATACCACCGGCGTGCCGGCGGTGACCGGCGCCATGCTGATGCTCGAGGGCATCTGGAAGGGCGATGGGGTGTTCAACGTCGAGCAGCTCGACCCCAACCCGTTCATGGAGCGCATCGGTGAGATGGGCCTGCCGTGGCAGATGGTCGAGCTCGATCCCGACGTCGACCCGCTGGCCTGA
- a CDS encoding CsbD family protein → MYEEQMKGRTESLKGQAQEAVGRFTEDEELRDEGRARHAAGKLQANYGEKLDSVREATVKNPISALAIAGGVGVFLGILLGRR, encoded by the coding sequence ATGTACGAAGAGCAGATGAAAGGACGCACGGAGTCCCTCAAGGGCCAGGCGCAGGAAGCCGTGGGCCGGTTCACCGAGGACGAAGAGCTGCGCGACGAGGGCCGTGCGCGCCACGCTGCGGGCAAGCTGCAGGCCAACTACGGCGAGAAGCTCGACAGCGTGCGCGAGGCGACGGTCAAGAATCCGATCAGCGCGCTGGCGATCGCCGGTGGCGTCGGGGTGTTCCTGGGTATCCTACTCGGACGCCGCTGA
- a CDS encoding helix-turn-helix transcriptional regulator, which yields MDTNDALDAFAALSQPTRLAAFRLLTRHEPDGLAAGEVARHLDVPHNTMSAHLAVLSRAGLIHAQRQSRSMIYRADLAAVGALAAFLVSDCCQGSPEVCAPLDSLLGGCASAAASPSTDPS from the coding sequence ATGGACACTAATGACGCTCTCGACGCCTTCGCCGCGCTGTCGCAGCCAACCCGGTTGGCGGCCTTTCGCCTGCTGACCCGGCACGAACCCGACGGCCTCGCCGCCGGCGAGGTGGCGCGCCACCTCGACGTGCCGCACAACACGATGTCGGCGCATCTGGCGGTGCTCAGCCGCGCCGGCCTGATTCATGCCCAGCGTCAGAGCCGCTCGATGATCTACCGCGCCGACCTCGCCGCCGTCGGCGCCCTGGCCGCGTTCCTGGTCAGCGACTGCTGCCAAGGCAGCCCCGAGGTCTGCGCGCCACTGGATAGCCTGCTCGGCGGCTGTGCCAGCGCCGCAGCCAGCCCATCGACCGATCCGTCATGA
- the arsC gene encoding arsenate reductase (glutaredoxin) (This arsenate reductase requires both glutathione and glutaredoxin to convert arsenate to arsenite, after which the efflux transporter formed by ArsA and ArsB can extrude the arsenite from the cell, providing resistance.) encodes MNPVIYHNPDCGTSRNALAMIEASGETPQVIHYLETPPDRAQLVALLAATGLSPRELLRRKGTPYDTLGLDDPTLDDETLITTMLAHPILINRPVVVTAKGAALCRPSEVVLSLLDHPIATFTKEDGEVVHSTPKSSHPPAAE; translated from the coding sequence ATGAACCCCGTGATCTATCACAATCCCGACTGCGGTACCTCGCGTAACGCCCTGGCGATGATCGAAGCCTCAGGGGAGACGCCCCAGGTGATCCACTATCTCGAGACCCCACCGGATCGCGCCCAACTGGTGGCCCTGTTGGCAGCCACGGGGCTGTCGCCGCGCGAGCTGCTGCGACGCAAGGGCACCCCCTACGACACACTCGGCCTGGACGACCCGACCCTCGACGACGAAACACTGATCACGACGATGCTCGCCCATCCCATTCTGATCAACCGCCCGGTCGTGGTCACCGCCAAGGGCGCTGCGCTGTGCCGTCCCTCGGAGGTCGTGCTGTCGCTGCTGGATCATCCGATCGCCACCTTCACCAAGGAAGATGGCGAGGTCGTGCACTCGACACCGAAGTCCAGCCATCCGCCCGCCGCTGAGTAG
- the arsH gene encoding arsenical resistance protein ArsH, with amino-acid sequence MPASFDTLPQLDPAAFAPIDGEALAGEAGPHHPPRILVLYGSLRERAYSRLVAEEAGRLLQAFGCEVATFDPRDLPLPDAAAPEHPRVAALRELATWAEGMVWVSPERHGAMTAVMKAQIDWLPLSLGGIRPTQGKTLAVMQVCGGSQSFNAVNQMRILGRWMRMLTIPNQSSVPKAFNEFDDAGRMRASPYYQRIVDVCEELVKFTWLTRGRAAYLTDRYSERVESAAQLSARVNQRDL; translated from the coding sequence ATGCCTGCGTCATTCGACACCCTGCCCCAGCTCGATCCCGCCGCCTTCGCACCCATCGATGGCGAGGCCCTGGCGGGAGAGGCGGGGCCCCATCATCCGCCGCGCATCCTGGTGCTCTATGGCTCGCTGCGCGAGCGCGCTTATTCGCGCCTGGTGGCCGAAGAAGCGGGCCGGCTGCTGCAAGCCTTCGGCTGCGAGGTGGCCACCTTCGACCCGCGCGACCTGCCGCTGCCGGATGCCGCGGCGCCGGAGCACCCGCGGGTCGCGGCGCTACGCGAGCTGGCCACCTGGGCCGAAGGCATGGTGTGGGTGAGCCCGGAACGCCACGGCGCCATGACCGCGGTGATGAAGGCACAGATCGACTGGCTGCCGCTGTCGCTGGGCGGCATCCGCCCCACCCAGGGCAAGACATTGGCGGTCATGCAGGTCTGCGGCGGTAGCCAGAGCTTCAACGCGGTCAATCAGATGCGTATTCTTGGCCGCTGGATGCGCATGCTGACCATCCCCAACCAGTCATCGGTGCCCAAGGCGTTCAACGAGTTCGATGACGCTGGCCGCATGCGCGCCTCGCCCTACTACCAGCGCATCGTCGACGTCTGCGAGGAGCTGGTGAAGTTCACCTGGCTGACCCGCGGGCGTGCGGCCTATCTGACCGACCGCTACTCGGAGCGCGTGGAGAGCGCCGCCCAGCTCTCCGCCCGGGTCAATCAGCGCGATCTGTGA
- a CDS encoding arsenic transporter has translation MLALAIFVVTLILVIWQPRGLGIGWSAVGGAVLALATGVVQPGDIGTVWDIVWDATFTFVGLIVISLILDEAGFFAWAALHVARWGNGRGHWLFPLVVVLGAVISAFFANDGAALLLTPIVLAILLRLEFSPQAALAFIIATGFVADSTSLPLVISNLVNIVSANFFGISFSRYAVVMLPVNLVSLLATLAVLWLTFGRRVPKRYALEKLDPPHTAIRDPLVFRAAFPLLITLLVAYFVTAAWHVPVAFVTGAAALSLIVIAGRWWQAGRGAVVSVGHALRHAPWQIVWFSVGMYLVVYGLGHAGLTPLAAGVLEWLGQHGPLVATVGTGFFSALLASVMNNLPSTLVGALAIHQADVPAVTRELMIYANVIGNDLGPKFTPIGSLATLLWLHVLAKKGYRIGWGRYMKIGLLITPPVLLATLVALALWLPLIAP, from the coding sequence ATGCTGGCGCTGGCCATCTTCGTCGTCACCCTGATCCTGGTGATCTGGCAACCCCGCGGCCTGGGTATCGGCTGGAGCGCCGTCGGCGGCGCCGTGCTCGCGCTGGCGACCGGTGTCGTCCAGCCAGGCGATATCGGCACGGTCTGGGATATCGTCTGGGACGCTACCTTTACCTTCGTCGGCCTGATCGTCATCTCGCTGATCCTCGACGAGGCCGGTTTCTTCGCCTGGGCGGCGCTGCACGTGGCACGCTGGGGCAATGGCCGCGGCCACTGGCTGTTCCCGCTGGTGGTGGTGCTCGGCGCGGTGATCTCGGCGTTCTTCGCCAACGACGGTGCGGCGCTGCTGCTGACACCGATCGTGCTGGCGATTCTGCTGCGCCTGGAGTTCTCGCCCCAGGCGGCACTGGCGTTCATCATCGCCACCGGCTTCGTCGCCGACTCCACCAGCCTGCCGCTGGTGATCTCCAACTTGGTCAACATCGTCAGCGCCAACTTCTTCGGCATCTCGTTCTCGCGCTACGCCGTTGTCATGCTGCCGGTCAATCTGGTCTCGCTGCTGGCGACCCTGGCAGTGCTGTGGCTCACCTTCGGTCGCCGGGTGCCCAAGCGCTACGCGCTGGAGAAGCTGGACCCACCACACACCGCGATCCGTGATCCGCTGGTGTTCCGCGCCGCCTTTCCGCTGCTGATCACGCTGCTGGTGGCCTACTTCGTCACCGCCGCCTGGCACGTGCCGGTGGCCTTCGTCACCGGCGCGGCGGCGCTGTCGCTGATCGTCATCGCCGGGCGCTGGTGGCAGGCAGGCCGCGGCGCGGTGGTCTCGGTCGGCCACGCCCTGCGCCACGCGCCGTGGCAGATCGTGTGGTTTTCGGTGGGCATGTATCTGGTGGTCTACGGTCTCGGCCACGCCGGGCTCACGCCGCTGGCCGCCGGCGTGCTCGAGTGGCTGGGCCAGCACGGCCCGCTGGTGGCCACCGTCGGCACCGGCTTCTTCAGCGCCCTGCTCGCCTCGGTAATGAACAACCTGCCTTCGACCCTGGTCGGGGCGCTGGCGATCCACCAGGCCGACGTGCCGGCGGTGACCCGCGAGCTGATGATCTATGCCAATGTGATCGGCAACGACCTGGGGCCCAAGTTCACCCCGATCGGCAGCCTGGCGACCCTGCTGTGGCTGCACGTGCTGGCCAAGAAGGGCTATCGCATCGGCTGGGGTCGCTACATGAAGATCGGGCTGCTGATCACACCGCCGGTACTGCTGGCCACGTTGGTCGCGCTGGCGCTGTGGCTACCGCTGATCGCCCCCTGA
- a CDS encoding DMT family transporter translates to MPLPAVLRLIFLSSLWGASFLFMRIATPALGVFPTAFFRVFFGALGLIAVLLVWRVRWRFDGKFVTTLVIGMINSGLPFALFCVAARFIPAGYSALLNASTPLMGVLIGAACFSERLTRERLGGVVVGMMGVAVLVVSGPVALSSGLMIGALACLGAAACYGISGFLVGRWIAQRGGLDSRLIALGSQLGATLLLAPLMLGQVTLQPTAGEWHDVHVWLALLALGLACTSLAYLLYFRLVEELGPIKPLTVTLLVPLFGVLWGALFLDEQVTWAHAAGGALIALALWLILFKRPAGRGETLEQPSAGKPATTGTTAGATAATAVAQGEAASVRSERRT, encoded by the coding sequence ATGCCATTGCCCGCCGTACTGCGCCTGATTTTTCTCTCCTCGTTATGGGGTGCCAGCTTTCTGTTCATGCGCATTGCCACGCCGGCGCTGGGGGTCTTTCCCACCGCCTTCTTTCGCGTCTTCTTCGGTGCTCTCGGCCTGATCGCGGTACTACTGGTATGGCGCGTGCGCTGGCGCTTCGACGGCAAGTTCGTCACCACCCTGGTGATCGGCATGATCAACTCGGGGCTGCCGTTTGCGCTTTTCTGCGTCGCCGCGCGCTTCATCCCGGCGGGCTACTCGGCGCTGCTCAACGCCTCCACGCCGCTGATGGGTGTACTCATCGGCGCCGCCTGCTTTTCCGAGCGGCTGACCCGCGAGCGCTTGGGCGGCGTGGTGGTCGGCATGATGGGGGTGGCGGTACTGGTGGTCAGCGGGCCGGTGGCGCTGAGCAGCGGTCTGATGATCGGCGCCCTGGCCTGCCTTGGGGCGGCGGCCTGCTACGGCATCAGCGGCTTTCTGGTGGGGCGCTGGATCGCCCAGCGTGGCGGCCTCGACTCACGTCTGATCGCGCTCGGCTCGCAGCTCGGCGCGACGCTGCTACTGGCGCCGTTGATGCTGGGCCAGGTGACGCTGCAGCCCACGGCGGGAGAGTGGCACGATGTCCACGTCTGGCTGGCGCTGCTGGCACTGGGGCTGGCCTGCACGTCGCTGGCCTATCTGCTCTACTTCCGTCTGGTCGAGGAGCTGGGCCCGATCAAACCGCTGACGGTGACGCTACTGGTGCCGCTGTTCGGCGTGCTGTGGGGCGCGCTGTTTCTCGACGAGCAGGTGACCTGGGCCCACGCCGCCGGCGGCGCGCTGATCGCGCTGGCGCTGTGGCTGATTCTATTCAAGCGCCCAGCAGGCCGGGGAGAGACCCTGGAGCAGCCGTCAGCAGGCAAACCAGCGACGACGGGCACGACAGCAGGGGCGACAGCGGCCACGGCAGTGGCTCAGGGCGAGGCGGCATCCGTGCGCAGCGAGCGACGCACGTAG
- a CDS encoding class I SAM-dependent methyltransferase: MGDLSGALPVDEAVVVVGEPLRPLAARYGLTWRAEPPAEGLALRQGPAGLEIAGDPALYGHPVRADFVSGAADHRRRFGGGRGQLVAKACGFGKGVLPQVVDATAGLGRDAFVLASLGAQVLMVERVAAIHALLDDALARLAVADELGEIAARLALRHADGTTALADAIADWPHAPQVIHLDPMFPHREKSALVKREMRLFRELAGADDDAPQLLAAALDLATHRVVVKRPRKAPPIAGPAPQHVIEGKTSRYDLYVRRSLRTDAASP, translated from the coding sequence ATGGGCGACCTGAGCGGCGCTCTGCCGGTGGATGAGGCGGTGGTCGTGGTAGGCGAGCCGCTGCGCCCGCTGGCGGCTCGCTATGGGCTGACGTGGCGCGCCGAGCCGCCAGCCGAGGGTCTGGCCCTGCGCCAGGGCCCGGCGGGGCTGGAGATCGCCGGTGATCCGGCGCTCTACGGCCACCCTGTGCGTGCGGACTTCGTCAGCGGCGCTGCCGACCATCGGCGCCGCTTCGGCGGCGGCCGCGGCCAGCTGGTGGCCAAGGCGTGCGGCTTCGGCAAGGGCGTGCTACCCCAGGTGGTGGATGCCACCGCCGGACTCGGGCGTGACGCCTTCGTGCTCGCCTCGCTGGGCGCCCAGGTGCTGATGGTCGAGCGCGTGGCCGCGATCCATGCGCTGCTCGACGACGCCCTCGCGCGGCTGGCGGTTGCCGACGAACTCGGCGAGATCGCGGCACGACTGGCGCTGCGCCATGCCGATGGCACCACGGCGCTGGCGGATGCCATCGCCGACTGGCCGCACGCGCCGCAGGTGATCCATCTCGACCCGATGTTCCCCCATCGGGAGAAGTCCGCGCTGGTCAAGAGAGAGATGCGGCTGTTCCGCGAGCTGGCTGGCGCCGATGACGACGCCCCGCAGCTGCTGGCAGCGGCGTTGGATCTCGCCACCCACCGGGTGGTGGTCAAGCGCCCGCGCAAGGCGCCGCCCATCGCTGGCCCGGCGCCTCAGCACGTGATCGAGGGCAAGACCAGCCGCTACGATCTCTACGTGCGTCGCTCGCTGCGCACGGATGCCGCCTCGCCCTGA
- a CDS encoding undecaprenyl-diphosphate phosphatase, with the protein MDVLHLAALALIQGLTEFLPISSSAHLILPSQLLGWPDQGLAFDVAVHIGSLGAVLVAFRHEVIKILCAWFGQFGARGPSPESRLGWAIIVATLPAVVFGLLVDDWVESAGRSVLVIATTTIVFGVLLGIADARGSRVEPLGAMTLKRALLIGLAQAAALIPGTSRSGITMTAALMLGFTRQAAARFSFLLSIPLILAAGTLKGVELAQSGTATQWHEIALGVGFSFVAAWLCIKLFLAALDRIGMLPFVIYRLLLGVVLFVWAT; encoded by the coding sequence ATGGACGTGTTGCATCTCGCGGCGCTGGCGCTGATCCAGGGCCTGACCGAATTCCTTCCGATCTCTTCCTCTGCCCATCTGATCCTGCCGTCGCAGTTGCTCGGCTGGCCGGATCAGGGGCTGGCATTCGATGTCGCCGTGCACATCGGCTCGCTGGGCGCGGTGCTGGTGGCCTTCCGCCACGAGGTGATCAAGATTCTTTGCGCCTGGTTCGGGCAGTTCGGCGCGCGTGGGCCGAGCCCCGAGAGCCGACTGGGCTGGGCGATCATCGTCGCCACGCTCCCGGCAGTGGTGTTCGGCCTGCTGGTCGACGACTGGGTCGAATCCGCCGGGCGCTCGGTGCTGGTGATCGCCACCACCACGATCGTCTTCGGCGTGCTGCTGGGCATCGCCGACGCTCGCGGCAGCCGGGTCGAGCCGCTGGGCGCGATGACCTTAAAGCGCGCGCTGCTGATCGGCCTGGCCCAGGCGGCGGCGCTGATTCCCGGCACCTCACGCTCGGGCATCACCATGACCGCCGCGCTCATGCTCGGCTTCACCCGGCAGGCGGCGGCACGCTTCTCGTTTCTGCTCTCGATTCCGCTGATCCTGGCCGCCGGTACCCTCAAGGGGGTCGAGCTGGCGCAGTCGGGTACCGCCACCCAGTGGCACGAGATCGCCCTTGGCGTGGGCTTCTCCTTCGTCGCCGCCTGGCTCTGCATCAAGCTGTTCCTGGCTGCGCTCGACCGCATCGGCATGCTGCCGTTCGTGATCTACCGTCTGCTACTCGGCGTGGTGCTGTTCGTATGGGCGACCTGA
- the tsaB gene encoding tRNA (adenosine(37)-N6)-threonylcarbamoyltransferase complex dimerization subunit type 1 TsaB: MSTLLALDASSTACSCALWRDDDLIHRFEIAPREHTRRLLPMVDELLAEADLALTALDAIAYGHGPGSFTGLRIAAGIAQGLAYGAELPLMGVSTLEALALAAHRKWHARHVIAALDARMDEIYVGAYRCADGELTPCLEERVIAPERLRLPAESGDREWLGIGSGWQLLARMPVEIQAVLPQTLPDELPAAEDIARLAAAAWARGERGAPPHAVTPVYLRNEVAWRKA; this comes from the coding sequence ATGTCGACGCTGCTGGCCCTAGACGCCTCCTCGACCGCCTGCTCCTGCGCGCTCTGGCGGGACGACGACCTGATTCATCGTTTTGAAATCGCCCCGCGCGAACATACCCGCCGGCTGCTGCCGATGGTCGACGAACTCCTCGCCGAGGCGGATCTCGCTCTCACCGCGCTGGATGCCATTGCCTATGGTCATGGTCCCGGTTCGTTCACCGGGCTGCGCATCGCTGCGGGTATCGCCCAGGGTCTTGCCTACGGCGCCGAGCTGCCGCTGATGGGGGTCTCCACCCTCGAGGCGCTGGCGCTGGCGGCACACCGCAAGTGGCATGCGCGCCATGTGATCGCGGCGCTGGATGCGCGCATGGACGAGATCTACGTTGGCGCCTATCGCTGTGCCGACGGCGAGCTGACGCCCTGCCTCGAGGAGCGCGTGATCGCCCCCGAGCGGCTGCGGTTGCCGGCGGAGAGCGGTGATCGCGAATGGCTGGGCATCGGTAGCGGCTGGCAACTGCTGGCACGCATGCCGGTGGAGATACAGGCCGTGCTGCCCCAGACTCTGCCTGACGAGCTGCCGGCGGCCGAAGACATTGCGCGTCTCGCCGCCGCCGCTTGGGCGCGCGGCGAGCGTGGCGCACCGCCGCATGCGGTGACGCCGGTCTATCTGCGCAATGAGGTGGCATGGCGCAAGGCTTAG